The genomic interval TCACTTATCGCCGTCTGCTCAAGAAGTCCCCGGAGGCAGTAGCGCTCCTCAAAAAACGCTTCAACGAGCACTCTGGCGCGATCACCTCGGCCACGCAGTTGAAGAACACCAAGCATCTTCAGACACATCTGGATGCGGATGTTTTCGCCCGGCTTTATCCGTTCCTGCCGCAGCATTTCAATATCCTCATGGAGTTGTTGCGCAGTCTGGCCAGATCCACCGGCGGCATTGGCCTCCGTTCCACGCTCAAAGTGATTCAGGACGTGCTCGTGGACATCAAAGGCCAGCAGGCCGGCGTCCACCTCGCCGACCGTCCCGTGGGCACGTTGGCTACTGCGGACATCTTTTTCGACACGCTGCGTTCAGATCTTGAACGTGCGAATCGTCCCTTGGTTGAGACGGTGGCCAAAGTTGGCACCGCTTACGGTCAGGGCTCCGTGCATCACCGGGTGGCAAAGACCGTTGCCGTTCTGCAATTCGTCGAAGGTTTTCCCATCAGCACGCACAATGCCGCTGCAATGCTGCACGCTTCCGCCAGCGCCACGCCTGAGCACGAAGCCGTGGAGAAGGCGGTCAAGGACATGCTGGAGGACAAGGAACTTCCCCTCGAAATCATCGACGGCTCACTGCGCTTCATGAGTGAGGCCGTGTCTCATATCCTCACGGAACAGAGTACGCTCAGGCCATCGACCAATGATCAACTCACCATCTTAAACGAAATCTTGCGTGAGCAAATCTTCAGTCCAGAGCCAAGTGCTCGATTGGAAAACACCAAGAACGTCAAGGCGCAGGTGAAGCTCCTTCACGGCACCATGCCCGTCGCGGTGACGCACAGCAAAGAGGACCTTGAAATTCACTTGGAATTGGCACCCGCCGCTGAGACCACCACCCGCACCACGGATCGGCTGAATGACTCCCGCATTCCGTCGAATCGTAATGTTCTCTACCTGCTCGGCGAGGATTCGCACACGATTGGTGACATCATCACCCGCATCTATCGATGTGAAGAAATCCATCGCCGGCACCGCACCGAGGCCGCCGAAAAGGAAGTGTCGCAGTTCATCGTCGCTCAAAAGAACCGTGCCGATCAGCTCAAGCGTGATCTTGACACTGCCTTGCAGAACGCCTTTCTGAAAGGCTCCTTCATCTTCCGGGGCACTAACATCGCCGTCAGCACACGAGGCACTGAGTTGCGTCATGCGTGCAATGCACAGCTAAGCCTGATGGCTGCCGAAGTATTTCCCTCCTACAAGCACGCCCCCCAGAATCTGGACACCAACATCGCGGAGAAGCTTCTGCTGGCTCCCGATCTCTCTGTCATCTCGTCAGGCATTGATCCCTTGGGCATTGTCGAAAAAGCCGGCAACGCCACCAAGGTTCGTCTCGATCATCCGGCCCTCGTTGCCATCCTCGACTACCTGCGCACACGCGGCGAAGTCGATGGCAAAAAGTTAATCGACGACTTCAACCGTGCTCCTTACGGCTGGTTCAAGGACACCACTCGCTACATCGTTTCGGGTCTTCTCATCTCCCAGGCCATTCGAATCAAGGTCGGCAGCCAATGGCTGGAGGCTGTAGGCCCAAAAGCCATCGAAGCCCTGAAGAACAACAACACCTTTGCGAAGATCGACATCGCCACCAACGACAAGCAGATCCCGCAAGAGACGCTGAATCGTGCCGCCAAGCGTTTGCTAGATCTGACGGGTGATAAGGTGCTGCCAATGGCTCCAAAGATCAGCCAGGCGGTGCTAAAGCACTTCCCGTCATTCCGCAACGAATATGCATCCCTGGCTGTGGAGCTGACTTCCTCCAGTCTCCCGGGAGCGGACCGCGCTCAGTCTTTGTCCAAGCAGTTGTCACAGATCCTCGACCGCGACGCATCGGATGCGCCAGTCACACTCGGGGCCGAGCAATCCACGCTCGTTGATAACCTTGCGTGGGCTCGCGAGGTCCGGGCATCCTTGAGTGACGGTCTTGGAAACGATGCCAAGGAAGCCTCGTCCTTGTCCAATGCCATCGCCTCGCTTCCGAAGGTGGGCACTCTGGAGAAGCTGGCATCGTCCACTTCCTCCATTCGGGATGAGCTTCAGGAATGCCTGAACCGGGAGGACTTCTTCCATGCGGCGTCGGACATCCGCAATCGTCTCACCTCCCTGCGTCAGCATGTGAAGGCTGCCGCTGGTGAGCTGGTTAAGGAAATTGAAAACCACGTTGCCAGCCAGCGTGATTCCATCACCAGCATGGAGGAGTGGACTGGCCTGCCTGAAGAAGATCGTGCAGAGTTCTCGTCACGTCTCGACGGACTGGTGCTTCCAAAGTCGCAGGACATTGCAGGCATCAGCCAGTTGCTGAATCGGCGCATGGAAATCGATGCGGCCATCACCCAGGTTCGTAGCGCCGTCATCGAGCGTCACAGGAAGTGGCAGGAGGAGCAGAATCGTCCCCCGACACCCGAACCTGAAACTCCCGGTGAAAAGCCCAAGCCCAAACCCGCTCTCAAGGTACGCCTGCGTCGCCACTACACTTCCACGGATCAGCCAGCTTTGGAGAAGGCCGTTGGCGAGCTCACTTCCGGCCTCGCTTCATTGAAGGCCCAGACCGCTTCCGAGATCACCCTTGACCTCGACTAATTCCTTCATGGCCTTCGACCAAAAAACCCGCAACCTCCTCCAGCGCACCGTCAGCGCCTGCCGCAATCTGCTGGACACCGAATTCGCCGCCCAGCGCCGCAGCATCTTCGGCATCAATGACGACGGCACCGCCGCTCCGTTGGAGACACTGAGCCATTTGTCGGATGAAGACATGCAGACGGCCAGGCTCCTGCGTGATCGCTTGGATCACCTCGTCGCCGGCCTGGTGTCTCAGGGCAAAAAGGAAGCCAAGGCGCGGAAGGAAGCGGTGGGTCGAGTCACCCGCGAACAAGCCTTCACCGTGCTAAACCGCCTGGCAGCTTTGCGCATGTCAGAGGAGCGGGAGATTGTGCTGGAGTGCGTGCGCCAGGGCACCGCTTCGGAGGGATTTCAACTGTTCATGCAAAGCGCTGGCGGGGCCTTGGGCGGCAACTTCGAGTCCTACCGTGCCTACCTCTTCCTGCTGTTTGACGAGCTGGCCATCGATCTCGGCGTCCTCTTCAGCCGCTGGGACCCTGCCGGCCTGCTTTTTCCACGTCAGGAAGCCCTAGAAGCCGTGCTGCGCGAACTCAACGGCACTGGCACCGCTGCGACCCGTGAGGATATCACTCCCGAGGCTTTTAATGCCATCTGGGCTGAGGACGAAACCATTGGCTGGATCTACCAATACTATAACGATACCGAAGAACGTGCCCTTATGCGGGATCCTAAACGCGGAGGTTCCGCCGCCCCGCGCAACAGCCGCGAGTTGGCCGTCCGCAACCAGTTCTTCACCCCGCGCTACGTGGTCGAGTTCCTCACCGACAACACGCTGGGGCGCATCTGGTATGAGATGACGCAGGGCATCACCACGCTCATAGGGCAGTGCCGCTACCTCGTCCGCCGCCCGAACGAAATCTTCCTCCAGCCGGGCGAAACCGCCCCAGAACAGCCAAAGCAGGACAACCTCTCCCAAGAAGACCTGCTCCGCGCGCCCCTCTTCATCCCCCACCGCCCGCTCAAGGACCCGCGCACCATCCTCATGCTCGATCCCGCGTGCGGCTCGATGCACTTCGGCCTCTACGCCTTCGACCTGTTCGAGGTCATCTACGAAGAAGCGTGGGCGCTGGAGGAAAAGCTCGGCGCGGACGCCCTGAGCCGGCCGCCGGGGATGAAATCCCTGCACGCCACCTATGCCGGCAAGGACGCCTTCCTGAAAGACGTGCCCCGCCTCATCATCGAGCACAACCTCCACGGCATCGACATCGACCCGCGCTGCGCCCAGATCGCCGGCCTCTCCCTCTGGCTGCGGGCGCAGCGGGCCTGGAAAGACATGGGCCTTGCGCCTGCGCAACGCCCGGCCATCAAACGCTCGAACATCGTCTGCGCCGAGCCGAT from Prosthecobacter sp. SYSU 5D2 carries:
- the brxC gene encoding BREX system P-loop protein BrxC, producing the protein MKIIRDLFDQTRPIDRQIVAVINYAADAENLLMQEISEYEITDSLARHYERFMISLDAGFKGDGSHEVGVWVSGFYGSGKSSFTKYLGFALDPRRRIGSEPFLTYLQNQFPSQALRSQLGTLAKNFPATVIMIDLASVASADAASLGVSRLVYHKVLEWAGYSKDEKIALLELMIERDGLRDKFVKLLNEEGFEWKELQDDLLAANSIVSRVACKLYPKLWKDEASFSRVKVDSIYGENERLKQMLDLIERRTKNRRVLFILDEVGQFIEGTDRLILNIQGFAENLKNIGRGQAWIIATAQQTLPMAGPLFKLKDRFPDPLRIDIESTDIREITYRRLLKKSPEAVALLKKRFNEHSGAITSATQLKNTKHLQTHLDADVFARLYPFLPQHFNILMELLRSLARSTGGIGLRSTLKVIQDVLVDIKGQQAGVHLADRPVGTLATADIFFDTLRSDLERANRPLVETVAKVGTAYGQGSVHHRVAKTVAVLQFVEGFPISTHNAAAMLHASASATPEHEAVEKAVKDMLEDKELPLEIIDGSLRFMSEAVSHILTEQSTLRPSTNDQLTILNEILREQIFSPEPSARLENTKNVKAQVKLLHGTMPVAVTHSKEDLEIHLELAPAAETTTRTTDRLNDSRIPSNRNVLYLLGEDSHTIGDIITRIYRCEEIHRRHRTEAAEKEVSQFIVAQKNRADQLKRDLDTALQNAFLKGSFIFRGTNIAVSTRGTELRHACNAQLSLMAAEVFPSYKHAPQNLDTNIAEKLLLAPDLSVISSGIDPLGIVEKAGNATKVRLDHPALVAILDYLRTRGEVDGKKLIDDFNRAPYGWFKDTTRYIVSGLLISQAIRIKVGSQWLEAVGPKAIEALKNNNTFAKIDIATNDKQIPQETLNRAAKRLLDLTGDKVLPMAPKISQAVLKHFPSFRNEYASLAVELTSSSLPGADRAQSLSKQLSQILDRDASDAPVTLGAEQSTLVDNLAWAREVRASLSDGLGNDAKEASSLSNAIASLPKVGTLEKLASSTSSIRDELQECLNREDFFHAASDIRNRLTSLRQHVKAAAGELVKEIENHVASQRDSITSMEEWTGLPEEDRAEFSSRLDGLVLPKSQDIAGISQLLNRRMEIDAAITQVRSAVIERHRKWQEEQNRPPTPEPETPGEKPKPKPALKVRLRRHYTSTDQPALEKAVGELTSGLASLKAQTASEITLDLD